From one Nematostella vectensis chromosome 7, jaNemVect1.1, whole genome shotgun sequence genomic stretch:
- the LOC5520778 gene encoding glutamic acid-rich protein isoform X3 — protein MAMVQTQSLLAAFQAQAKQAGLIPPLGGVGRPINQLSPMVRDRKRHMSPPRNGPVRKYNNNPGNRNTPGFNRNYQNRGRQQARHSNWSPRDRNNRDNRRDDRGKNRSRKDEDELEEEPYVEDDPDADDEKEKEKEKLEREKSSNAKEKKADPENDDDVSKEEVKKSINLANQNVDMLVKTLFDKGRQKYVCKVCKIMCNKEHAFRMHLHGKKHVKTWLESQGKSFESEMFKKAALKEKATAEASETSTKSKETDSSEKMETSKEEAEQQKTAIDDASAGDEEKTEVKKDDATVEIQKERTEEEESSSKEEKKQESFSKEEKRQESSSKEEKKQEKDDKKDDKEGRKASKSPAPRSDSRKEKEKPAPLKSELDIRYSCETRKSAVKMGDVVSISSITQAQVSIAGFANGENTQGCEFVKAVSGFNCRLCKTFIMNGADVMKHVKARKHQKNYRQYVIDHPSYEANQIKRNKELSDMLGQSEGQEMLLYEVEDEEKRAPHRYYSSDRPQVQITKYMVETSDQATQGGDHAEDHAHEGAPTHDDQEEQGDQNAKEQSDKTEDDDDKPKSDDQDAQSETSDVILENDDKPKEDNKQTPVETTETEQSDMDTSESYDPIAPTDDPGPVTPLARRGRRGRGRGGSASRGKGAGRGRGKGRGSKGVKQSPKAPTVKQEVLDTSNNDDGFMDGYEVIDEIVDDE, from the exons ATGGCAATGGTTCAGACGCAGTCCCTCCTTGCTGCTTTCCAAGCCCAAGCTAAACAGGCTGGTCTTATACCCCCTCTGGGTGGGGTCGGCAGACCCATAAACCAGCTGTCCCCCATGGTCAGGGACCGCAAGAGGCACATGTCCCCGCCTAGGAACGGCCCCGTGAGAAAGTACAACAACAACCCTGGGAACAGAAACACGCCTGGCTTCAATAGAAACTACCAGAATCGTGGCCGTCAACAGGCCAGGCATTCCAACTGGAGCCCCCGTGACAGGAATAACCGGGATAATCGCCGCGATGATAGGGGCAAGAACCGAAGTAGGAAGGACGAGGATGAGCTGGAAGAAGAACCATATGTTGAAGACGATCCAG ATGCTGATGATGAGAAAGAAAAGGAGAAAGAGAAGTTAGAGAGAGAAAAGAGCTCCAATGCAAAGGAGAAAAAGGCAGATCCTGAAAATGATGACGACGTGTCCAAGGAAGAAGTTAAAAAGTCTATCAACTTGGCTAACCAGAATGTAGATATGCTAGTAAAGACGCTCTTCGACAAAGGCCGACAGAAATATGTCTGCAAAGTCTGCAAAATCATGTGCAACAAAGAACAT gcTTTCCGTATGCACCTTCATGGCAAAAAGCATGTAAAAACCTGGCTTGAAAGCCAAGGAAAATCCTTCGAATCTGAGATGTTCAAGAAGGCAGCTCTAAAG GAAAAGGCAACCGCTGAGGCATCTGAAACGTCCACAAAGAGCAAAGAAACAGATTCATCGGAAAAGATGGAAACCTCAAAGGAAGAGGCTGAACAGCAGAAAACTGCAATAGATGACGCATCAGCTGgagatgaagaaaaaacagaggTAAAAAAGGACGATGCAACTGTAGAGATACAGAAGGAAAGAACAGAGGAAGAGGAGAGTTCTTCTAAAGAGGAAAAGAAACAGGAGAGTTTTTCTAAAGAGGAAAAGAGACAGGAGAGTTCTTCTAAAGAGGAAAAGAAACAGGAAAAAGATGACAAGAAAGACGACAAAGAGGGGAGAAAAGCATCAAAATCACCAGCTCCTAGGTCTGACTCACGGAAAGAGAAGGAAAAGCCGGCTCCACTAAAGAGTGAACTTGACATCAGATACTCTTGCGAGACACGCAAATCTGCTGTCAAGATGGGAGATGTGGTTAGCATCTCTTCAATAACACAAGCTCAAGTCTCCATTGCTGGTTTTGCGAATGGAGAGAACACACAAG GGTGTGAATTTGTCAAAGCTGTCTCTGGCTTCAACTGCAGACTGTGCAAGACTTTCATCATGAACGGTGCAGATGTCATGAAGCATGTGAAAGCAAGGAAGCATCAAAAGAATTACAGG CAATACGTGATTGATCATCCCAGCTACGAGGCTAACCAGATTAAGAGAAACAAGGAGTTGTCAGATATGCTGGGGCAGTCTGAGGGACAGGAGATGCTCCTTTATGAGGTTGAGGATGAGGAGAAAAGGGCACCACACCGCTATTACTCATCTGACAGACCACAG GTCCAAATAACCAAGTACATGGTTGAGACTTCAGACCAGGCTACGCAGGGGGGTGACCATGCGGAGGACCACGCCCATGAGGGGGCTCCCACCCATGATGACCAGGAGGAGCAGGGCGACCAGAATGCCAAGGAACAGAGTGACAAGactgaagatgatgatgacaagcCAAAGTCTGATGATCAAGATGCACAAAGTGAAACCAGTGATGTCATACTGGAGAATGATGATAAACCCAAAGAGGACAACAAACAG ACACCCGTCGAGACAACAGAAACAGAACAATCGGACATGGACACAAGCGAATCATATGACCCCATCGCTCCCACGGATGACCCAGGACCTGTCACACCCCTAGCAAGGCGTGGCAGGAGAGGCCGAGGAAGAGGAGGCAGCGCCAGTAGAGGCAAGGGTGCAGGGCGTGGTCGTGGAAAGGGTAGAGGGAGCAAAGGCGTCAAACAGAGCCCCAAGGCGCCCACAGTGAAACAAGAAGTGCTTGATACCAGCAACAATGACGATGGGTTTATGGACGGGTACGAAGTCATCGATGAGATTGTTGATGACGAGTAG